The Deltaproteobacteria bacterium genome has a window encoding:
- a CDS encoding SDR family oxidoreductase, with protein sequence MKITEQAAIVTGAGSGLGRAMALGLAIAGAKVMLADVRDDGVKKVQQEIAARSRIGEFFVGDLSQESSAQELINLCVQKFGRLDILINNAGLRMEVHDDGVYEDWRCLRQRPTDQVPVSDWDLLMGVNLRAVYLCTHFALPHMIRQQHGVILGISSNAGHQGVAGKSAYVASKHAVEGLMKTVAKESHSHNISANAIHPGGRVNVDGRGGQEPEVVVPLVLFLAQQDRPAVTGKVIKAQEWNEGRRDF encoded by the coding sequence ATGAAAATCACCGAACAAGCAGCCATCGTCACCGGCGCCGGCAGCGGTCTCGGCCGCGCCATGGCGCTCGGTCTGGCCATCGCCGGCGCCAAAGTCATGCTCGCCGACGTGCGCGATGACGGCGTCAAAAAAGTTCAACAAGAGATCGCCGCACGGAGTCGCATCGGAGAATTCTTTGTCGGCGACTTGAGCCAGGAATCCTCGGCGCAAGAGCTGATCAATTTATGCGTTCAGAAGTTCGGCCGGCTCGACATCTTGATCAACAACGCCGGCCTGCGTATGGAAGTTCACGACGACGGCGTCTACGAAGACTGGCGTTGCTTGCGCCAACGACCGACAGACCAAGTGCCGGTAAGCGATTGGGATTTGCTCATGGGCGTGAACCTGCGCGCGGTCTATCTGTGCACCCATTTCGCCTTGCCGCACATGATCCGACAGCAACACGGCGTCATCCTCGGCATCTCATCCAACGCCGGCCATCAAGGCGTTGCCGGCAAATCCGCCTATGTGGCCTCGAAACATGCGGTGGAAGGGTTGATGAAAACCGTCGCCAAGGAAAGTCACTCTCACAACATCAGTGCCAACGCGATCCATCCCGGCGGCCGGGTCAACGTCGACGGCCGCGGCGGCCAGGAGCCTGAAGTGGTCGTGCCGCTAGTGCTGTTTCTCGCCCAACAAGATAGACCCGCAGTCACCGGGAAAGTCATCAAGGCCCAAGAATGGAACGAAGGTCGACGGGACTTCTAG
- a CDS encoding ABC transporter substrate-binding protein, with protein sequence MNTLLLLSVLSLIGFARPDLTAGAEARKITLSYSAVSMTWFPVKVAIERGFFRSEGLEPQLIQMNGNVATIALANGYIDFSLNISPVLNGAMQGLGTKVIAALNSRPLFSLVVRPEIASANDLKGKVFAVSSFGNTQAILTEKHLQHLGLKKGEYQLLAMGATPARVAAMEKNIAQGSLMPLPTNVQMENRGYRLLGNTAEIIANPIAGLGVHEDKIKKEPELLKRTIRATLKSLQLLQTNPKETTKILMDWTRANEKDAARSLELAKPGFSKNGLLTDDDLSIEWAFIQQQTKKTNVPVSVAHDMTLLREVQRELGM encoded by the coding sequence ATGAACACACTCCTTCTCCTCTCGGTACTGTCACTGATCGGGTTTGCGCGACCTGATCTCACCGCCGGCGCCGAGGCGCGTAAGATCACGCTGTCCTACTCGGCGGTGAGCATGACTTGGTTTCCGGTCAAGGTCGCCATCGAAAGAGGTTTCTTTCGCAGCGAAGGGCTCGAACCGCAACTGATCCAGATGAACGGCAACGTCGCCACCATCGCGCTGGCCAACGGCTATATAGACTTTTCGTTGAACATCTCGCCGGTACTCAACGGCGCCATGCAAGGCTTGGGAACCAAAGTGATCGCGGCGTTAAATTCACGACCGCTGTTTTCTCTGGTGGTGCGCCCGGAGATTGCTTCCGCCAACGATCTCAAAGGCAAAGTTTTCGCGGTCAGCTCCTTCGGCAATACCCAGGCGATTCTCACGGAAAAACATTTGCAGCACCTGGGATTGAAGAAAGGCGAATATCAACTGCTCGCCATGGGCGCGACGCCGGCGCGCGTCGCCGCTATGGAGAAAAATATCGCCCAGGGCAGCTTGATGCCGCTGCCGACCAACGTGCAAATGGAAAACCGTGGCTACCGCCTGCTCGGCAACACCGCGGAAATCATCGCCAATCCCATCGCCGGTCTCGGCGTGCACGAGGACAAAATTAAAAAGGAACCGGAATTGCTCAAGCGCACCATCCGAGCCACGTTGAAGAGCCTGCAACTGTTGCAAACGAATCCCAAAGAGACGACGAAGATATTAATGGACTGGACCCGGGCAAATGAAAAAGACGCCGCGCGCTCGCTGGAGCTGGCCAAGCCCGGCTTCAGCAAAAACGGCTTGCTGACCGACGACGACCTGAGCATCGAATGGGCTTTCATCCAGCAGCAGACTAAGAAAACCAACGTGCCGGTCAGCGTCGCCCATGACATGACACTCTTGCGCGAAGTGCAGCGCGAACTGGGAATGTGA
- a CDS encoding sulfurtransferase, giving the protein MEKQYSRETLLIDAATLRNKLGAADLCIIDTRPAEDYAKGHIPGATHFDLFGLSLADTSDAPLKAFMFMIHHVLELRGVSETKEVVFYEENSGMRAARGLWFLEYYGHPNVKILDGGMQAWRAGGAPVTTDGAAPKASTFKTAERREVLATADDVLRALDEKDTVILDTRSAGEHFGTTVRAARGGAIPRSILIEWTDNLNAEGKFKSNQELKAMYDKAGITPEKEVYAYCQGGYRAAHGYIALRLLGYPKVRNYIGSWKEWGDRTDLPLEVPTKK; this is encoded by the coding sequence ATGGAAAAGCAATACAGCCGCGAGACACTGCTCATCGACGCCGCCACGCTGCGGAACAAACTCGGCGCGGCGGATCTTTGCATCATCGATACCCGGCCGGCCGAAGACTATGCCAAGGGCCATATTCCCGGCGCCACCCACTTCGATCTTTTTGGTTTAAGCCTCGCCGACACCAGCGACGCGCCGCTCAAAGCGTTCATGTTCATGATCCATCACGTGCTCGAACTGCGCGGCGTCAGCGAAACTAAAGAAGTGGTCTTTTACGAAGAGAACTCCGGCATGCGCGCCGCTCGCGGCCTGTGGTTTTTGGAATACTACGGCCATCCAAACGTCAAGATACTTGATGGCGGCATGCAAGCGTGGCGCGCCGGCGGCGCGCCGGTGACCACCGACGGAGCAGCGCCAAAGGCATCGACCTTCAAAACCGCCGAACGGCGCGAGGTTCTGGCCACCGCCGATGATGTTTTGCGCGCCCTCGATGAGAAAGACACCGTTATCCTCGACACCCGCAGCGCCGGCGAACATTTCGGCACTACGGTACGGGCCGCCCGCGGCGGTGCGATCCCGCGCTCAATCCTCATCGAATGGACCGACAACCTCAATGCCGAAGGCAAGTTCAAATCGAACCAAGAACTGAAAGCGATGTACGACAAAGCCGGCATCACACCTGAGAAAGAAGTCTATGCCTACTGCCAGGGCGGCTACCGCGCCGCCCACGGCTACATCGCTCTGCGACTACTGGGCTATCCGAAAGTCCGCAACTACATCGGCTCGTGGAAGGAATGGGGCGACCGCACGGATCTACCGCTGGAAGTGCCGACGAAAAAATAA
- a CDS encoding carotenoid 1,2-hydratase, translating into MALGIVFGRPGIDDAKIRRAEFVPQRGGVDEQCLAAVLLFHSLPITLVEMALQIILRRLHSRRCLARGIALLGCWLMTVSFTYKLAVPGRKLTFPASHYAHPDFKTEWWYYTGQLATDSGKRYGYQVTFFRFGLRDRQKDSPGAPLFRDLYMAHFALTDIAGKKMLFRERINRGFAGNAAVSGSGDKAGAATDRYLVWNEDWKVSGDGSHHAIEVNERGTHLRLSLNSLKAPVLHGDKGLSQKDAGEGRASYYYSLTRMQTDGELTFDGKKEKVRGVTWMDHEFGSNQLGADQVGWDWFSIQLDNDTELMLYLMRRKDGSVDPHSSGTLIGADGTSKHLALKDFQVEVLERWKSAKSGANYPMKWRVTLPSEQIELEISPAFAEQELGTQRSTRVTYWEGAVRIRAKVRGQTANGAGYVEMTGYAGKLTI; encoded by the coding sequence ATGGCCCTTGGCATAGTCTTCGGCCGGCCGGGTATCGATGATGCAAAGATCCGCCGCGCCGAGTTTGTTCCGCAGCGTGGCGGCGTCGATGAGCAGTGTCTCGCGGCTGTATTGCTTTTCCATAGTCTCCCTATAACACTAGTGGAAATGGCACTGCAAATTATCTTGCGGCGTTTGCACTCGCGGCGATGTCTCGCGCGTGGCATCGCGCTGCTCGGCTGTTGGCTGATGACGGTGAGTTTCACTTATAAGCTGGCCGTGCCGGGACGCAAGCTGACGTTTCCCGCGAGCCATTATGCGCATCCCGATTTCAAAACCGAGTGGTGGTATTACACCGGGCAGTTGGCAACTGACAGCGGCAAACGGTACGGCTACCAGGTGACATTTTTTCGTTTTGGTTTGCGCGATCGGCAAAAGGATTCGCCTGGCGCGCCGCTGTTCAGAGATCTTTATATGGCGCATTTCGCGCTAACGGATATCGCCGGCAAGAAAATGCTTTTCCGCGAACGCATCAATCGCGGTTTTGCCGGCAATGCTGCTGTGAGCGGCAGCGGCGACAAGGCGGGCGCGGCGACGGATCGCTATCTGGTTTGGAACGAAGACTGGAAAGTGAGCGGCGATGGGAGCCATCATGCGATTGAGGTCAACGAACGGGGCACGCATTTGCGGCTGTCATTGAATTCCCTCAAGGCGCCGGTCCTGCATGGCGATAAAGGTTTGAGCCAAAAAGACGCCGGCGAGGGGAGGGCTTCCTACTACTATTCGCTGACGCGCATGCAGACCGATGGCGAGCTGACATTTGACGGCAAAAAGGAAAAAGTCCGCGGCGTCACTTGGATGGACCACGAGTTCGGCAGCAATCAGCTCGGCGCCGATCAAGTGGGCTGGGATTGGTTCAGCATCCAGCTCGACAACGATACTGAGTTGATGCTCTATCTCATGCGCCGCAAGGACGGCTCGGTGGACCCGCATTCGAGCGGCACTTTGATTGGCGCCGATGGCACGAGCAAGCATCTCGCCTTGAAAGATTTCCAAGTCGAAGTGTTGGAGCGCTGGAAAAGCGCCAAGAGCGGCGCCAACTATCCGATGAAATGGCGCGTGACGCTGCCCAGCGAACAAATCGAATTGGAAATCAGTCCGGCGTTCGCCGAGCAAGAACTCGGCACGCAGCGCAGCACCCGGGTAACTTATTGGGAAGGCGCGGTGCGGATTCGCGCCAAGGTGCGCGGCCAAACGGCCAACGGCGCCGGCTATGTCGAGATGACGGGCTATGCGGGGAAGCTGACGATATGA
- a CDS encoding ribbon-helix-helix domain-containing protein codes for MSKSVRFNHQQEALLEAAARALGVSQSTLIREAIDEKCREVLRPPLAQSLAPFIGRIKSTGGLARKTGLAFKRALLEKKAR; via the coding sequence ATGTCGAAAAGCGTACGATTCAATCACCAACAGGAAGCGCTCCTGGAGGCGGCCGCGCGGGCGTTAGGTGTTTCTCAGTCAACGCTGATCCGGGAAGCGATCGATGAAAAGTGCCGAGAGGTACTAAGACCGCCGCTTGCTCAGAGCTTAGCGCCGTTCATTGGGCGCATAAAATCCACTGGCGGACTAGCCCGTAAAACCGGTCTCGCTTTCAAGCGCGCCTTGTTGGAGAAAAAAGCTAGATGA